In the genome of Aedes aegypti strain LVP_AGWG chromosome 2, AaegL5.0 Primary Assembly, whole genome shotgun sequence, the window tttatatgccttacgcaaattaggctggacaacgtttccactgccatcatacgaggctcgatgcatgcttattgacatccAGACTTTAAGGGAGCGTCGCGAattagccatgatttcatttgtcaatgatatagtatcgcatcgtattgattccaccaatctcttatctagtttgaatttctacacgcccgccAGACAGTTGagaaatcggaatttgttcACATCAAACAATCATCGAACTAATTATGCCAAGTTCGGCccaataaatcaaatgatgtctctttataaccagcattacacagaaattgatttgaccatgtcgcgaacgaagcttaggcaatattttaattccctgagatataatacaacatagtatTAAGCAAACATATAAAGTCTAcaattgattgacgaaataaataaatagaagattgcaacgagttccatcaaaaattatttattattttatttgacatttgttccaatgtttcaacattggatattctatgtaactcgtcctctgcagagctctcttcctggtattacaacagctagtccatattggtacagcatacaacatggttggcctgaaaatttatttgaagatcaaaagcttgttctttagacaatgttttgattttctgttaataaggggatagagacattttacatatttattacatttggcttgaatgccctcaatgtgatttttgaaagttaaattcttatctagcatgagccctagatacttaacttcatctgaccaatttattggaacccctctcatcgtgacaacatgtctacttgaaggtttcaaacaaagagcttttggtttatgtgggaatattattagttgtgttttggaagcattaggcaAAAtaatccatttttgcaagtatgaagaaaaaatatccaaacttcttTGCAATCgcctacagatgacacgcaggcttcatcCTTTGGcaaagaggcctgtgtcatcagcaaacaaagatttttgacatccctgaggtgacccaggtaagtcagatgtgagaATATAGTATAATATTGatctcaaaatgctgccttggggaacaccagctcttacaggaagtctaatcattctaacaatgtatgttggaaaaataaagtttttcaaattttcgatcaaacctttatgccaaacactgtcgaatgcattTTCTATGTCAAGAAGAGCAAGagcagtagaatagccttcaaatttgttggaaggaatcaaatttgttaaacGTAAAACAttatgagtggtcgaatgtccatggcggaacccgaactgttcattggcaaaaattgaattttcattgatgtggaccatcattctgttcaaagtGACCTTTTCAAATACTTTACTGATGGAacaaagcaaactgattggacgatagctagaagcttctgcaggatttttgtctggttttaaatttGTTATAACTTTAGCATTTTTCTCTTTGTTAGGAAAAAATTGcagctgaaaacatttgttaaatatatcaactcagaataataagctactttctggaagtttcttgatgaggatgtagaaaatttcatcatcgcccgaggctttcatttgtttttaatttttaataatagttttcacttcgtccaaatcagtctcccaggaatttttggaaaacggtctttgaaattttagataatttccaaaagcgcttagagccagggtccaattgagaaattttatttgcaaaatttgtacatcttaattgtgaaattcgtttttttaatttctttatgcagatcctgccatataattttcaaagctggatcgcaagtgcgttgaaattgcctccTCCTcaatttcaagagcattgtcaatatcaagttttgtatgTAAGaagtgttaacatcaagattaatatcaataaaatgtttcataagtattccagtcagctcgaaaataattgaaagtggagctgataggattgagaatttcttcacaggatatttgaaatgtaacagggacataatcagaatcaaaatcagcatgagtaactaattaactacaaagatgactagagtcgggtaagaccaaatcaatcgtagaaggatttctagaagaattaccAACTTAAATTATAAAGTGCTTTGAAAGCCGAACATTCTGAAATCCCCCGCTAAATAAGAGgttcttaaattttttttaaatacagttaactctcccttactcgatattccgtatctcgatatcgagttaaagaaccatagtaaaagttgattttcatgactaactcgatggtcccttggaacgcagttgcactgcttttgtgttctgtaactcgatacctccctaactcgatggtcccttcaatatctagtaagggagagatgactgtaccaTTACCTAATCAGAACATTCTGCAAGTTTTTGCACTATATATTATTAAATAGcaaatattagttttttttattttcttcaatttttattttagaaaattgcTGCCTGTTGTACTCACCAATCCGTGATTAAATATCAACTTGTACTATGGATTTCGCATGGCAAGATGTATTTGAATTCCCGCCTTTCTTTGACAATCAACAAGACACTGCCAAAGCGGAACACACTCCTACTCCTGTGCTAGAAGATGATCAGACTCATTTGAGCTTCTTCGAATCGAATCAATGTGACGCAGTGTCAATACCACAATCATACACATTTAGTGAGTATGGAATGCCCATTTACTCTTCGCTGGAAGCCTACGAGGAGTTTTCAACGACGAACAACTATATAGACTTGACCACATCGGAGATTGACGCAGCGTTGGCAGACTGTTATCTAGTTCAAAATGAATCAGTCTTGACAGAAGTGCCTTACTACCCTGTTGAAGACTATTCTGTTGACACAGCGTCGTCAGACAGCTATCCAGTTCAAAATGAGCCAGTCATGACAGAAGTTCCTTACTACACTGTTGAAGACTATCCTGTTCAACCGGCGGCTTGTTCTGCGGAGCCTCAAACTCAATCGGAACCACAAGAACAAGCCCCAGCTCCTGCAGAAGTCACCTTCCCTATAACATTCGAGATAACGGGATATGTGAACACGGAGGTCCTCAAGCCATTACCAGCACCGAAGAAGAAAACTCGCAAAAGAAAAAGTTGTTTGGAGAAGTACAGCAGCGAATGGAACTGCGAACCATGTGGAAAATCGTTCAAGTCAAAAGGTGGACTATCCCAGCATAACCAACAGCGCCATTCCGGACCAACACCGCATGGCTGTCGCATCTGCGGAAAGCGATTTCGTGATTTTGACACCATGCAGCAACACACCCAACGGCATCTGATGAAAGATAAGCCTTACAAGTGCGAAGAGTGTCCGAAACAGTTCATACGATACTCGGACCTGGCGCGACACGTTAATCTGCATCATCGGGAGTGCCTACACAAATGTCCAATTTGTGGGAAGCCATTCGACAGGAAGGATCACCTGACGGATCATATTATCAGCCATCAGAACGGTACTGTGAAGAAATTGAAAGTCCGAACACTGAGTCAGACCATTTGCTGAATAGCGAGTAAGTCAGAAAATCGCAATAAATGACGATATTTTAGAAATCAAATGcatgaaaccaaaaaaaaatccgttggtTAAAAGAAGTCTTTTGAGACAActgatttattataaaaaagagAAATATCAACTCTATTCATTGGTTTCGGTTGATGAAATCGATAAGTAACAACATTGAAAACACAGACAGTCtgtgtttaaaatttcaaactaataaacaaagtatttaaaactttcaatgctcatagatttgaaaaaaaaaatacaatactaaactttagaaattttaatatttcaatttgTTAATTTACAATAATTAAAACATTTACAATATTTCCAGAGTCAATATATATTAGTAaaacgaatttgaaaaaatttgcAAAGCATAATTTTTTGGATTATGCATAAATCtcacaattttttgaaatttaaaataaacaccaatccaaatccaatccaaatccaatccaaatccaatccaaatccaatccaaatccaatccaaatccaatccaaatccaatccaaatccaatccaaatccaatccaaatccaatccaaatccaatccaaatccaatccaaatccaatcaatccaaatccaatccaaatccaatccaaatccaatccaaatccaatccaaatccaatccaaatccaatccaaatccaatccaaatccaatccaaatccaatccaaatccaatccaaatccaatccaaatccaatccaaatccaatccaaatccaatccaaatccaatccaaatccaatccaaatccaatccaaatccaatccaaatccaatccaaatccaatccaaatccaatccaaatccaatccaaatccaatccaaatccaatccaaatccaatccaaatccaatccaaatccaatccaaatccaatccaaatccaatccaaatccaatccaaatccaatccaaatccaatccaaatccaatccaaatccaatccaaatccaatccaaatccaatccaaatccaatccaaatccaatccaaatccaatccaaatccaatccaaatccaatccaaatccaatccaaatccaatccaaatccaatccaaatccaatccaaatccaatccaaatccaatccaaatccaatccaaatccaatccaaatccaatccaaatccaatccaaatccaatccaaatccaatccaaatccaatccaaatccaatccaaatccaatccaaatccaatccaaatccaatccaaatccaatccaaatccaatccaaatccaatccaaatccaatccaaatccaatccaaatccaatccaaatccaatccaaatccaatccaaatccaatccaaatccaatccaaatccaatccaaatccaatccaaatccaatccaaatccaatccaaatccaatccaaatccaatccaaatccaatccaaatccaatccaaatccaatccaaatccaatccaaatccaatccaaatccaatccaaatccaatccaaatccaatccaaatccaatccaaatccaatccaaatccaatccaaatccaatccaaatccaatccaaatccaatccaaatccaatccaaatccaatccaaatccaatccaaatccaatccaaatccaatccaaatccaatccaaatccaatccaaatccaatccaaatccaatccaaatccaatccaaatccaatccaaatccaatccaaatccaatccaaatccaatccaaatccaatccaaatccaatccaaatccaatccaaatccaatccaaatccaatccaaatccaatccaaatccaatccaaatccaatccaaatccaatccaaatccaatccaaatccaatccaaatccaatccaaatccaatccaaatccaatccaaatccaatccaaatccaatccaatccaaatccaatccaaatccaatccaaatccaatccaatccaaatccaatccaaatccaatccaaatccaatccaaatccaatccaaatccaatccaaatccaatccaaatccaatccaaatccaatccaaatccaatccaaatccaatccaaatccaatccaaatccaatccaatccaaatccaatccaaatccaatccaaatccaatccaaatccaatccaaatccaatccaaatccaatccaaatccaatccaaatccaatccaaatccaatccaatccaaatccaatccaaatccaatccaaatccaatccaaatccaatccaaatccaatccaaatccaatccaaatccaatccaaatccaatccaaatccaatccaaatccaatccaaatccaatccaaatccaatccaaatccaatccaaatccaatccaaatccaatccaaatccaatccaaatccaatccaaatccaatccaatccaatccaatccaatccaaatccaatccaaatccaatccaaatccaatccaaatcaatccaaatccaatccaaatccaatccaaatccaatccaaatccaatccaaatccaatccaaatccaatccaaatccaatccaaatccaatccaaatccaatccaaatccaatccaatccaatccaaatccaatccaaatccaatccaaatccaatccaaatccaatccaaatccaatccaaatccaatccaaatccaatccaaatccaatccaaatccaatccaaatccaatccaaatccaatccaaatccaatccaaatccaatccaaatccaatccaaatccaatccaaatccaatccaaatccaatccaaatccaatccaaaatccaatccaaatccaatccaaatccaatccaaatccaatccaaatccaatccaaatccaatccaaatccaatccaaatccaatccaaatccaatccaatccaatccaaatccaatccaaatccaatccaaatccaatccaaatccaatccaaatccaatccaaatccaatccaaatccaatccaaatccaatccaaatccaatccaaatccaatccaaatccaatccaaatccaatccaaatccaatccaaatccaatccaaatccaatccaaatccaatccaaatccaatccaaatccaatccaaatccaatccaaatccaatccaaatccaatccaaaatccaatccaaatccaatccaaatccaatccaaatccaatccaaatccaatccaaatccaatccaaatccaatccaaatccaatccaaatccaatccaaatccaatccaaatccaatccaaatccaatccaaatccaatccaatcaatccaaatccaatccaaatccaatccaaatccaatccaaatccaatccaaatccaatccaaatccaatccaaatccaatccaaatccaatccaaatccaatccaaatccaatccaaatccaatccaaatccaatccaaatccaatccaaatccaatccaaatccaatcccaaatccaatccaaatcaaaatataaatatatttgaaattcaATCCAAGATTATGCTTCCATTTAGGAATGTTATCCGGAGTCTACAGATAGGTTCAGGCCTTGAAATTCTACAGTTAAGCTGTTGCAACATGACCTCGCTTTGTAGACCAGTGCTTTCGGTATCAATTTATTTCATATTAATCTTGGTAAGTCTCATAATCCAGGAAGTATTGAACAGTAATTCTTTGCTAGACTCAATCAAACACTGCCTACCACGGAATATGGATTACATCGAAGCCTAAACACGTAAACCGACTGCGGAATTAACATTAATTCATCATTAATGTGTCGAACCACCGAACGAAGATTGGTGTTCCTGGAATGGGAAAACTTTTCCGATATCATTATTCATGACCGTTGGCCATTTGTCGAAGTAAGTCATCGCTATTCTTTCTCACTGGCCATACCCCCACAAGCACAATTGAACGAGCGTTTGCCAGAAAATACCAAAGTGTTGGTCGTCCGGAATAGTTTCCTCAGCTGGGAGTTACTCTGCAAAGTATATGACGTACGTGCCGTTACAACCGGTGCACAGAGGTTCAGTCTTCCGAAAAGctggcaaaaaaaagttacaatatTTGTACACAATATATATTAAATAGTTAAGAACatagaagaaattttggaaagaaaaataaaaacttaattTAGGCATCAAAACTCAACTATTTGATCTTAATGAAATCCCGCTTTAATTTagaattttaatttagaaaaaGTTGAGATGCTCATAAAACATGAAATATcgaaatttagaaaattgttctaCAAAATAAATGTAACTCTGCCCAAAACTGGGTCTTCAGAACAAAATCGTGCTTCCAAGCtgaaaatagtaaaatattgaGTAGGCGGAATTTTTGCCATAATTTTAAAAGCCCGGACCACTGTGCGGCACCGTGGAAGGTGTCAATCAACAGCATCGACCTGTTTCGAACCACAACCACCACTCGGGCCACGAACAGGAGCAAATGGTAATCAAGCTTCGATGTCATTGGCGTCCTTGAATTTATCGACGAAATAGGCAGGTAACGGTGATTGTTTTGTGGAATGGAAAGCAAGTACCAGAGCTAGAGGTGGACGGAGTTTGGATGGGGAAAATGCCTCCATTAATGGT includes:
- the LOC5578648 gene encoding zinc finger protein 14, translated to MDFAWQDVFEFPPFFDNQQDTAKAEHTPTPVLEDDQTHLSFFESNQCDAVSIPQSYTFSEYGMPIYSSLEAYEEFSTTNNYIDLTTSEIDAALADCYLVQNESVLTEVPYYPVEDYSVDTASSDSYPVQNEPVMTEVPYYTVEDYPVQPAACSAEPQTQSEPQEQAPAPAEVTFPITFEITGYVNTEVLKPLPAPKKKTRKRKSCLEKYSSEWNCEPCGKSFKSKGGLSQHNQQRHSGPTPHGCRICGKRFRDFDTMQQHTQRHLMKDKPYKCEECPKQFIRYSDLARHVNLHHRECLHKCPICGKPFDRKDHLTDHIISHQNGTVKKLKVRTLSQTIC